From the Aquitalea magnusonii genome, one window contains:
- a CDS encoding iron-containing alcohol dehydrogenase, with amino-acid sequence MNNFTFFNPTKIDFGTDKEQLIGQHLAEHGISKVLLCYGSERIKRDGLFQTVSQSLASQGIEFVEFGGIVSNPLLSKVRDGIALARGHQVGAVLSVGGGSVLDSSKAIAAGVAYAGDVWDLFIGKAAIDSALPVFSILTLAATGSEMNSGAVVTNEATKEKFAIQSVHTFPRVSIVNPALMQTVSRDYLVYSAADIIAHCIEGYFTATVQPKLHSRMVEAIVKTVIENTQVLLEQPDNYPARAEFAWAATQALNGLIYAGTAGFSYPNHMIEHALSALFNVPHGAGLSVIMPAWMKWYHDRNPSQFQRFAKQVFDLDGGLQGIVALESWFDRIGTPTRLSQLGITRGDLPAITDVVLGNAQWFGIADIYTRDVVAEILQLAL; translated from the coding sequence ATGAACAACTTTACTTTTTTCAATCCCACCAAGATTGACTTCGGTACTGACAAAGAGCAGCTCATCGGCCAGCACCTGGCCGAACATGGCATCAGCAAGGTGCTGCTGTGCTATGGTAGCGAGCGCATCAAGCGTGACGGCCTGTTTCAGACGGTGAGCCAGAGCCTGGCATCGCAAGGCATCGAATTTGTCGAATTCGGCGGCATTGTCAGCAATCCGCTGCTCAGCAAGGTGCGTGACGGTATTGCGCTGGCACGCGGTCATCAGGTGGGGGCCGTACTCAGTGTGGGTGGCGGTTCGGTGCTGGACAGCAGCAAGGCCATTGCCGCCGGGGTGGCTTACGCCGGTGATGTGTGGGATCTGTTCATCGGCAAGGCAGCCATCGATTCCGCACTGCCGGTATTTTCCATCCTCACGCTGGCGGCCACCGGCAGCGAGATGAACAGTGGCGCAGTGGTGACCAACGAAGCCACCAAAGAGAAATTTGCCATCCAGTCGGTGCATACCTTCCCGCGCGTGTCCATTGTCAACCCGGCGCTGATGCAGACGGTGTCGCGCGACTATCTGGTGTATTCGGCGGCCGACATCATTGCCCACTGCATTGAAGGTTATTTCACCGCCACGGTGCAACCGAAGCTGCACTCACGCATGGTGGAGGCTATTGTCAAGACCGTGATCGAGAATACCCAGGTCTTGCTGGAGCAGCCGGACAACTATCCGGCCCGTGCCGAATTTGCCTGGGCGGCCACGCAGGCGCTCAATGGCCTGATCTACGCCGGGACTGCCGGTTTCAGCTACCCCAATCACATGATCGAGCACGCCTTGTCCGCACTGTTCAATGTGCCGCACGGCGCCGGTCTGTCAGTCATCATGCCGGCCTGGATGAAGTGGTATCACGACCGCAACCCGTCCCAGTTCCAGCGATTTGCCAAGCAGGTGTTTGATCTTGATGGCGGATTGCAAGGCATTGTCGCACTGGAAAGCTGGTTTGACCGCATCGGCACCCCCACACGACTGTCACAGCTCGGGATCACCAGGGGCGATCTGCCAGCCATCACTGATGTAGTGCTGGGCAATGCGCAGTGGTTTGGTATTGCCGACATCTACACGAGAGACGTTGTGGCAGAGATTCTGCAACTGGCCCTCTAA
- a CDS encoding SDR family oxidoreductase, producing MSNEVIVIIGAGGIGVAIARRQGFGRTVLLADYNETTLNQAAQSMRDAGYRVETKRVDVTSRESVQELAATAAALGDVMQVVNTAGLSPNMAPVEDVLKVDLYGAAVVFDEFEKVIAPKGSGLIISSMAGHMMPALPPEQDQALLHTPTEELLSLPFLQAEAIPNTVVAYMIAKRANHLRVQASAISWGARGARVNSISPGIVVTPLALHELNSEIGGMYRAMIEASPAKRMAPPEEIAMAASFLLGPDAAFVTGSDLLIDGGVIAAMKTGTLATPD from the coding sequence ATGAGCAATGAAGTCATCGTCATTATTGGTGCGGGTGGTATCGGTGTTGCCATCGCACGTCGTCAAGGTTTTGGCCGTACCGTGCTACTGGCCGATTACAACGAGACAACCCTCAATCAGGCTGCGCAATCGATGCGTGATGCCGGTTACCGGGTTGAGACGAAACGGGTTGATGTCACCTCGCGTGAATCTGTCCAGGAACTGGCGGCGACTGCAGCGGCACTTGGGGATGTGATGCAGGTTGTCAATACGGCAGGCCTGTCACCAAACATGGCACCGGTTGAAGATGTGCTGAAAGTCGACCTGTATGGCGCAGCGGTAGTGTTTGATGAGTTCGAGAAGGTCATTGCACCGAAAGGGTCAGGTTTGATCATCTCCAGCATGGCCGGTCACATGATGCCAGCGCTGCCGCCGGAGCAAGACCAGGCGCTGCTGCATACGCCGACCGAAGAACTCTTGTCCCTGCCTTTCCTGCAAGCAGAGGCGATCCCGAATACGGTGGTGGCTTACATGATCGCCAAGCGCGCCAACCACCTCCGTGTGCAAGCCTCTGCAATCAGCTGGGGTGCGCGTGGTGCACGTGTGAACTCCATCAGTCCTGGCATTGTTGTCACACCGCTGGCACTGCATGAGCTGAACTCGGAAATCGGAGGCATGTACCGCGCCATGATTGAAGCATCCCCTGCCAAGCGCATGGCACCGCCAGAAGAAATTGCCATGGCTGCGTCTTTCTTGCTGGGACCGGATGCCGCATTCGTTACCGGCAGTGACCTGCTGATTGATGGCGGTGTAATCGCAGCAATGAAAACCGGAACATTGGCGACACCGGATTAA
- a CDS encoding NAD(P)H-binding protein, whose protein sequence is MTHILILGANGQLARHTIPFLLAHQDVRLTLYLRRKNRLANPDPERVSMIEGDVLDQAALQAAMHGQDVVYANLAGDMAAQAQSIITAMKSAGVRRLIFISSMGIYGEVPGEKYRSVLDPYRDSAALVEASGLDYTVLRPGWFTRDQSFNYQLTRKGEPFKGHEVSLNSLSTLITKLALTPGLETGQSLGVSKA, encoded by the coding sequence ATGACACACATTTTGATTCTCGGTGCCAATGGTCAGTTGGCCAGGCATACCATTCCATTTCTTCTTGCTCACCAAGACGTACGGCTGACCCTGTATTTGCGTCGAAAAAACCGGCTTGCCAATCCAGATCCGGAACGTGTGTCCATGATTGAAGGCGATGTCCTTGATCAAGCTGCACTCCAGGCAGCAATGCATGGTCAGGATGTGGTTTATGCCAATCTGGCAGGTGATATGGCGGCTCAGGCGCAGAGCATTATCACCGCAATGAAGTCTGCTGGTGTGCGTCGTCTTATTTTCATCAGCTCGATGGGTATTTATGGCGAAGTGCCGGGGGAGAAATACCGCAGCGTTTTAGACCCATACCGAGATTCGGCAGCCCTTGTAGAGGCCTCTGGGCTTGACTACACCGTGCTGCGTCCCGGTTGGTTCACACGTGACCAATCCTTCAATTACCAGTTGACCAGGAAAGGCGAGCCATTCAAAGGGCATGAGGTATCGCTGAACAGCCTTTCCACGCTGATTACCAAGCTTGCACTGACTCCAGGCTTGGAGACTGGGCAGAGCCTGGGTGTGAGCAAAGCATGA
- a CDS encoding MFS transporter, which produces MNPQNKPVNHGMVLSIIMVSYLMLVVDTSIVLTGLPRIQAALGFTPAGLSWIQNAYTLAFGGFLMLGARTGDILGRRRMFITGLAIFTLASLAIGSASSPAWMIIFRAVQGLGAAVLAPSTLALISTHFAEGRARTRALSLYAAAAGIGATVGMVLGGLLADLISWRAGFFINLPIGAALMIGSLRYINETPRQTGRFDIAGALTSTFGMCALVFGIVEAAESGWASSLTWGSMTIGLVLLMTFIRIESKARQPLLPLTLLNDAKRNAAYLARLLFLSGMVGFWFFTAQYLQGALGFTPMLAGLAFIPVTIPQMLTSLTVPVAVKRFGHRRILLTGLSVCAVGVLLQGLGAVHLSYVGGVLLPMLLVGFGQGWVLAPLTVAGVAGVAPENAGAASGILNVAHQIGATLGLAILVVVYSGGHATAYDAAGMALHTGYVLYMSALFLIIALFVSMRYIRFHPVTQSYQRNTNYKVTEQEA; this is translated from the coding sequence ATGAACCCTCAAAATAAGCCAGTGAACCACGGCATGGTGCTAAGCATCATCATGGTGAGTTACCTGATGCTGGTGGTTGATACGTCCATCGTGTTGACAGGGCTTCCACGCATCCAGGCCGCACTTGGTTTTACCCCAGCCGGTCTGTCCTGGATCCAGAATGCATATACCCTGGCGTTTGGTGGTTTCCTGATGCTGGGAGCACGGACTGGCGACATTCTGGGCCGACGTCGCATGTTCATCACGGGCCTTGCCATTTTTACCTTGGCCTCACTTGCAATTGGCTCGGCAAGCAGTCCAGCCTGGATGATCATCTTTCGGGCAGTCCAGGGCTTGGGTGCTGCGGTGTTGGCACCATCGACACTAGCCTTGATTTCCACGCACTTTGCAGAAGGCCGCGCCCGCACGCGCGCACTGTCGCTATATGCCGCCGCCGCCGGAATTGGCGCAACGGTTGGCATGGTACTTGGCGGCTTGCTGGCAGATCTTATTTCCTGGCGTGCAGGATTTTTCATCAATCTTCCAATTGGCGCAGCGCTGATGATTGGAAGCTTGCGTTATATAAATGAAACTCCCCGGCAAACAGGCCGCTTTGATATTGCCGGTGCGCTGACCTCCACGTTCGGTATGTGTGCACTGGTATTTGGCATTGTTGAAGCAGCTGAGTCCGGCTGGGCATCGTCATTGACCTGGGGCAGCATGACTATTGGACTCGTGCTATTGATGACATTCATCCGGATTGAGTCAAAGGCCAGGCAACCGTTATTGCCGCTGACGCTGCTGAATGATGCAAAGCGTAATGCTGCCTACCTTGCGCGACTGCTGTTTCTGAGCGGGATGGTTGGCTTCTGGTTCTTTACTGCACAGTACTTGCAAGGTGCACTTGGTTTCACTCCGATGTTGGCCGGATTGGCATTTATCCCGGTAACCATTCCCCAAATGCTTACTTCGCTTACTGTGCCTGTCGCAGTAAAACGTTTTGGCCATCGTCGTATTTTGCTGACAGGGCTCTCGGTTTGTGCCGTTGGCGTTTTGTTGCAGGGTCTTGGTGCCGTGCACCTGTCTTATGTTGGTGGTGTGCTGTTACCGATGTTGCTGGTGGGATTCGGACAAGGTTGGGTGCTGGCACCACTGACTGTTGCCGGAGTGGCCGGGGTCGCGCCAGAAAATGCAGGTGCTGCTTCCGGTATTCTCAATGTGGCTCACCAGATTGGCGCAACCTTGGGGCTAGCCATTCTGGTTGTGGTTTATTCCGGTGGACATGCCACTGCCTATGATGCGGCGGGTATGGCTTTACATACCGGGTATGTTCTGTATATGTCAGCGCTATTCCTGATTATCGCTTTGTTTGTATCCATGCGTTACATCCGCTTTCATCCAGTGACCCAGTCATATCAGCGGAACACAAATTACAAGGTCACGGAGCAAGAGGCCTGA
- a CDS encoding aldo/keto reductase, with protein MQTTTLNNGIQMPLQGFGVFQMSDQAECEACVLAALQTGYRLIDTAASYGNEEAVGRAIASSGIPREQLFITTKLWLHDTGYEQTLQAFERSMARLQLDYLDLYLIHQPYGDIHGSWKAMEQLYRDGRIRAIGVSNFHPDRVMDLVMRNKVVPAVNQIETHPFCQQTASARFLQEQGIQIESWGPFAEGRNNLFGNEVLQDIAQQHGRSVAQVVLRWLLQRGVVAIPKSVRPDRMLENFTITDFELRAEDMARIATLDTASSAFFDHRDPAMVKWLYEAHRPT; from the coding sequence ATGCAAACAACGACACTGAACAACGGCATTCAGATGCCATTGCAAGGATTCGGTGTATTTCAGATGAGTGACCAGGCTGAGTGCGAAGCCTGTGTCTTGGCAGCCTTGCAGACTGGTTACCGACTGATCGATACCGCAGCTTCCTATGGCAACGAAGAGGCAGTTGGACGTGCCATTGCATCCAGTGGCATTCCACGTGAACAACTGTTCATCACGACCAAGCTTTGGTTGCACGATACAGGCTACGAACAGACGCTACAGGCTTTTGAACGTTCCATGGCAAGGCTGCAGCTGGACTATCTGGACCTGTATCTGATCCATCAACCCTATGGTGATATCCATGGCTCATGGAAAGCCATGGAACAGTTGTACCGGGATGGACGTATCCGTGCCATTGGCGTCAGTAATTTCCATCCGGATCGTGTCATGGATTTGGTGATGCGTAACAAGGTTGTGCCAGCGGTAAACCAGATCGAAACGCACCCATTCTGTCAGCAGACAGCGAGTGCACGGTTTTTGCAGGAGCAGGGCATCCAGATCGAATCGTGGGGGCCATTTGCTGAGGGGCGTAATAATCTTTTTGGTAATGAAGTATTGCAAGATATCGCGCAACAGCATGGTCGTTCCGTGGCTCAGGTCGTTCTGCGCTGGCTGCTGCAACGCGGCGTGGTTGCCATTCCAAAATCCGTCCGTCCGGATAGGATGCTGGAAAACTTCACCATCACGGATTTCGAATTGCGTGCTGAAGATATGGCCAGAATTGCTACGCTCGATACGGCCAGCAGTGCATTTTTTGATCACCGAGACCCTGCAATGGTTAAGTGGCTTTACGAAGCACATCGCCCTACCTGA
- a CDS encoding thiolase family protein has product MSQHEIVLCHPVRTAIGSFGGSLKSISAMMLGGVVIRETLRRSGLDPEKINGVVMGNVIQAGNRMNPARQAAIAGGLPEAVPAFTVNRVCGSGVQAIVSAAQEISFGFSKAIIAGGMENMDMAPYLLPTGRWGARMGNVQTLDSMLHDGLVDAFSQKHSGWHTEDLVDKYNISREDQDRWALRSQLNFSAAQRTGVFDAEIAAVEIETKNGIHQFKRDEANRPDTTLEVLQNLKPAFRTPGTITAGNAPGLNSGAAALIVAERSFAEKNNLEAVARLVSFGIAAVEPGMFGIGPVPAVKQALERANWTLDQLDRIEINEAFAAVPLAVMRELGIDENIVNVEGGAIAHGHPIGATGAILTTRLIHSLQRAGLKRGLVTLCIGGGQGIALAIELL; this is encoded by the coding sequence ATGAGCCAACATGAAATTGTACTGTGTCACCCGGTACGAACCGCTATTGGTTCATTTGGTGGATCCTTGAAGTCCATCTCCGCCATGATGCTTGGTGGTGTCGTGATTCGCGAGACGCTAAGACGCTCCGGACTTGATCCTGAAAAAATAAATGGCGTGGTAATGGGTAATGTTATCCAGGCCGGAAACCGCATGAATCCTGCTCGCCAGGCCGCCATCGCTGGCGGTTTGCCCGAAGCGGTACCGGCCTTTACCGTCAACCGTGTCTGCGGGTCTGGTGTTCAAGCAATCGTATCTGCCGCGCAAGAAATCAGCTTTGGTTTCTCCAAAGCGATTATTGCAGGGGGCATGGAAAACATGGATATGGCACCCTACTTGCTACCCACTGGCCGATGGGGAGCGCGCATGGGCAATGTACAGACGCTTGACAGTATGCTGCATGACGGTCTGGTTGATGCATTTTCTCAAAAACACTCCGGATGGCATACAGAAGATCTGGTGGATAAATATAATATCAGCCGTGAGGATCAGGATCGCTGGGCTCTACGATCGCAACTTAATTTCTCTGCCGCACAACGCACTGGGGTATTCGATGCTGAAATAGCTGCAGTTGAGATAGAAACAAAAAACGGCATCCATCAGTTCAAACGGGACGAAGCCAATCGTCCAGATACAACGCTGGAAGTATTACAAAACCTGAAGCCGGCATTCCGTACCCCCGGCACCATTACCGCAGGTAATGCGCCAGGCTTGAATAGTGGTGCCGCAGCACTGATTGTGGCTGAAAGAAGTTTTGCTGAAAAAAACAACTTGGAAGCAGTCGCACGCTTAGTATCATTTGGCATTGCTGCGGTTGAACCGGGCATGTTTGGAATTGGCCCCGTACCTGCAGTCAAACAAGCTCTGGAGCGTGCCAACTGGACACTGGATCAACTTGACCGAATTGAGATTAATGAAGCTTTTGCAGCGGTCCCGCTCGCGGTAATGCGCGAATTGGGAATCGATGAAAACATTGTCAATGTCGAAGGTGGCGCCATTGCGCATGGACATCCAATTGGTGCAACCGGTGCGATATTAACGACGCGTCTGATTCACTCGCTCCAGCGAGCCGGGCTGAAACGCGGTCTGGTAACACTATGCATAGGCGGGGGACAAGGCATTGCCTTGGCAATTGAGCTGTTATAA